TGGGCTCATTGGATCGTCATTGTGCCTTTTAATGAAACAAGAAGGTTTGGCCGGTACTATTGCTGGTAATGCCCGGTCACAAACCACCTTAGATACGGCACTTGAGATTGGTTTTATCGATAGCGCACATTCCCTACCTTCTGATGCGGTCGAAGATGCCGATTTAATTGTACTGGCTACCCCCGTCGGGGCTAATAAAAAGATAGCGAAGGCTATATGCCAATCATTGAAGCCAGGAGCGATCATAACCGATGTTGGTTCAGTAAAGGTAGCTGTTATTCGCGATGTAGCACCGTGCCTACCAAAAGGCGTTCATTTCGTGCCAGGACACCCCGTTGCTGGAACCGAACATTCTGGGCCTACATCAGGTTTCCCTGAATTATTTGCAAATCGATATTGTATATTAACACCACCCGAGGAGACTGACCCCAAATCAGTCGCCCTAATTAGAGCGTTATGGGAAACGGCTGGCAGCATAGTTGAAATTATGGATGCAGCGCACCACGACCGTGTCCTTGCCATCACTTCACATCTGCCCCACTTAATTGCATATACTATAGTTGGAACAGCAAGCGATCTCGAAGGACAACTACGCAAAAAAAAATCATCTAATGGTCCCGAAGAGAAAACAGAAGAGGTTATAAAATTCTCAGCAGGCGGTTTCCGCGATTTCACTAGAATAGCGGCCTCAGATCCCATAATGTGGCGCGATATTTTTCTTAATAATAAAGATGCAGTCCTTGAATTACTTGGACGCTTCATTGAGGACCTCACAGCAATGCAACGTGCAATACGATGGGAAGAGGGAGAAACGCTTGAGAGCACCTTTCGGCGTAGGCGAAAAATCCGTCGTGATATAATAGAAATGGGCCAGGCTGGATCGTTCAATCCGAACGAGACGGAAGTTTAATCGGCTTAAGTTTTAGTAGTTTGAATGGACCGATCCGAAGCTCCCCATTGCGAGTAGTAAGGGGTACCGACAAAATCTTTTCTCCATCTTTTGGCGACGTCTTGGCCAAAACCGTCAGCGCGACACGCATTGCTGCTGCAGCATCTGGCTCCACGATCTTTGATTGCTCGAGGGCACTCAGTGTTTCCGAGAATCCCCGTATATCCGATGTTATGGAAACCACGGGCCGAAGCTGTGGATCAAGCCCGACTGACCCGCGACCCCGTAAGAACAGTGGGGCCGACATAATGTCAAACCAACTAATATCTACTAAACCGCCAGCTGTCTGCCATTTCTGTAAAGCTTCGTGAGTAAATGCACTTAACGATGCATTTCTAAAATCTGCTACGAATTGTATTTGCCGAGTCTTTCCTCCAATTTGTACCTTCTGGCCCTCGGGAACTTCCAAGTTTTCAACTTGTGAAAAGAGTGAAACCCACGTCTTGCCCACGCCAATCTCTCGCGTTTCCGGTTGTGTCAAATTAAGCTGCATTCTACCTGCTGACGCTAAAAGATCTTTTGCACCATTAAACAATCGAGAAGTTTCGACATCAATGCGGCTCCCCGCCAGTCTCCCATTAGTAAAAAAGCGAACCAGTATTGAAGTTTCGTTTGGTTCATATGTCAGGGGCACCCCAAACCCTGATCGTGAGATATCAAAACGATGTGTCCCTGGCAATGTGATCCTATACTTCCAAAAATCCCATGGCTGCATTTCAA
The DNA window shown above is from Pseudomonadota bacterium and carries:
- a CDS encoding prephenate/arogenate dehydrogenase family protein, which codes for MDSADKPFFNKVAVLGLGLIGSSLCLLMKQEGLAGTIAGNARSQTTLDTALEIGFIDSAHSLPSDAVEDADLIVLATPVGANKKIAKAICQSLKPGAIITDVGSVKVAVIRDVAPCLPKGVHFVPGHPVAGTEHSGPTSGFPELFANRYCILTPPEETDPKSVALIRALWETAGSIVEIMDAAHHDRVLAITSHLPHLIAYTIVGTASDLEGQLRKKKSSNGPEEKTEEVIKFSAGGFRDFTRIAASDPIMWRDIFLNNKDAVLELLGRFIEDLTAMQRAIRWEEGETLESTFRRRRKIRRDIIEMGQAGSFNPNETEV
- a CDS encoding DUF2125 domain-containing protein, producing MFKISNRTFLGPFLLLSVIAAGYSAYWYYAAGKAKEKFSNVVKVCLTQGHFFAFSDVILDGFPHLVRLKIKNPSLRTALKQVRWEGSEAIIEMQPWDFWKYRITLPGTHRFDISRSGFGVPLTYEPNETSILVRFFTNGRLAGSRIDVETSRLFNGAKDLLASAGRMQLNLTQPETREIGVGKTWVSLFSQVENLEVPEGQKVQIGGKTRQIQFVADFRNASLSAFTHEALQKWQTAGGLVDISWFDIMSAPLFLRGRGSVGLDPQLRPVVSITSDIRGFSETLSALEQSKIVEPDAAAAMRVALTVLAKTSPKDGEKILSVPLTTRNGELRIGPFKLLKLKPIKLPSRSD